The Humidesulfovibrio mexicanus DNA window GCGCCAGCCGCGCCGGGAACTGGGAGTCCGGATTCGCCGCCAGCCAGGAATCGGCGTCGTTGGCGGGGGCGGTGTTCTTCGGAAGCGCTGGCGACAAGCCGACCATGAGCGTGGCCATGGGCCCGAAGAGCAGTCCCGCGCAAAACCAGGGCACCATGTCCCTGCCCTTTTGCCCGGCGATGTACGCGGCGGGCCAGCAGAACAAGAACATCCAAATCAAGAGAGGAATGAGCCCTGCGAGTGGGCTAGAGCTATAGAACATGCAACGCCTCCTTTATGCCCCGGTTTTGCGCCCGCAGCCCCCGCAAAACAGGTCGTCCTCGGCCAGGGGAGCGCCGCAGTCGGGGCAGAAGCGCGCGGCCGGGGTCTGGGCCTGCTGCACAGGAGGCTGGGTTTGCTGCTGCTGAGCATTATGCTGGGCGTTCTGCCGGGCGGCCTGGGCGGCGGCCTGGGCGGCGCGCTGGGCGTTTTCGAATTTGCCCTTGACTTGGGAAATGCCACCCTGGAGCGCGGAAGCGGCGTTCTTCAGGTCCAGCCCTTCGATGGCGGAAAGATAGATCAGGCACATGCCCTGGATGATGATGAGGCCGGGCAGGACGAGCACCAGGGCGAAGGCCAGGGCCAGGCCGGAGCCACCTGCGGCCAGGCTTGGCAGCGAGCCTCCCATGAGCAGACCAAGGAGGCCTATGCCGCCCATGCCGCCTATGCCGCCCATGCCGCCCATGCCGCCCATGCTACCCATGCCGCCCATGCTACCCATGCTACCCATGCCGCCCATGCCACCCATGCCGCCCATGCCGCGGCTCATGCCGCCGCCGGACAGGTCCAGCATGGAGGGGGCCACCGCCAGCGTGAACCCAGTGCCGACCAGCAGGATGCCCACCAGCATGAAGCCGACTGCCCCGGCCATGAACCACAGCAATAACTGCTGCAGCACCACTGGAAAGAGGCGCTGCCGGGCGATGGCGAACAGGTTCGCAATGGAGGACATGACGGTCTCGCCGCTCCATACGGCCACGGAGGCGAAGGGCAGGAGCACGTTGGCCAGCATGAAGAACAGCAGTCCCAGAACCACCGCCGAGAGCGGAGTGAAGAAGAATGAAAATGCCGGTCCGACGCCGGGAATCTTGCCGGTTTGCAGCAGCAGGGCCATGGCCAGCAAGGTGGCAAGAAAGATCAGCCCGGCGATGAGCAGCACCCCCAGCAGTCTGTGGCTGGTGCACAGGGAGCGAACCACAGCGTTCATGGCGCTGGTGCGTAGGCCGCTGTTGGCGAAATCGAAGAGCATGATGCCTACGGCGTTGAAACCGTAAAAGACAATGGCCCAGCCCAGCAGTACGCCCATGATGATCAGGCCGAGGCTTCCGGACGAGCCGAAGACGTAGACGCAGAGCCCGGCGCAGAGCACCGTGCCGAACAGCAGCAAAAGCGCGCGCCAGTTTTTGACCGCTTCGATAGCGTCGAGCAGGGACATTGAAGACTTGGCGACATTGGAAAACGTCATGGGCATTCCCCCCTGGTTCATGTGGTGGTGTGTTCCGCCGAGAAACGCCTACTGGATGCCGAGCGCTTCCTTCTTTTTGCGCAACTGCTCGTAGATGTCGTTTTCCATTTTGCCGGGCGCGCTCGCTGCGCTCCCGCCGACCTTGTCGCCGTTGGAGTCCTTCTTGGCTTTGCCCTTCGCTCCCTCTGTCGTTTTCGCCGCCGCCTTCGCTGGCTGCGCCTTGTGCGCTGGCGTCGCGGCCTTGGCTTGCGCGCTGTCTCCATCTTCCGGCTTGTCAGACTGTGGCTTGGCTGCGTCCGTCGGGACGGGAGCCGGGGCGGCAGTTGCGGTCGGTGCCGGTTCGGCCGGTGTCGGTTCGGCTGCGGCATCCGTTTGGGCGGGCGTCTGCTGGCTGCGGAAGAAGAAGAAGGAGCCCACGGCGATGCCCGCCAGGGCGAGTGCGATGCACAGCCATTTGATGACCCGCAAGGCGCTTGAGGAGCCGCGCGGCGCGTCTTTGGCCGGTGCGCCGCCGCTTTCGGCGGATTGTGGGGCGGCGTTGCGCGACGCATCGCCGGGGTCCGTCTCTACCGTTTCCGCCGCCGGGGGCATGGGCGCTCCGCAGGCCTTGCAGAAGCGCGCGCCCGGCTGGACCTCTTTGCCGCAACCGGGGCAGGGGTTCAGGGCCTGGGGCGCTGGCTGGGGCGTCGGCTCTGGCGCGGGCGTCGGCTCTAGCTGGGGCATCGGCTCTGACTGGGGCGTCGGAGCCGGTTCCGCCTGAGGCTGGGGCTGGACCTCCGGTTCCGGCCCCGGGGCGACGGGGGGTGGCGTCTCTACAGTTTCCGCCGCCGGGGCCATGGGCGCTCCGCAGGCCTTGCAGAAGCGCGCGCCCGGCTGGACCTCCTTGCCGCAACCGGGGCAGGGGTTCACGGCCTGGGGCTCTGGCTGGGGCGTCGGCTCTGGCTGGGGCATCGGCTCTGGCTGGGGCATCGGCTCTGACTGGGGCATCGGCTCTGACTGGGGCGTCGGAGCCGGTTCCGCCTGAGGCTGGGGCTGGACTTCCGGTTCCGGCGTCGGGGTGACGGGGGGTGGCGTCTCTACCGTTTCCGCCGCCGGGGCCATGGGCGCTCCGCAGGCCTTGCAGAAGCGCGCGCCCGGCTGGACCTCTTTGCCGCAACCGGGGCAGGGGTTCACGGCCTGGGGCTCTGGCGCGGGTGCCGGGGCGCCGCAGTGGCGGCAGAACTTCATGTGCGGTGCGAGGGGCTGTCCACAGTTCGAGCAGGTCGACATGGCGCGTCCTTGTCCGGCTTTGGTGCGGCCGTGCGGTTAGTTGAAAAGGCCTCGGAGAAAGGCGTCGAATCCGTTCCGCTTGATGTTCTCTTCCTTCTCGCCGAGCAGGATGATCTCCGTGCGGCGGTTGAGCTGGCGTCCGGCCTCGGTGTCGTTCACGGCCACGGGGCGCGTCATGCCGAAGCCGCTGGCCTTGATGCGGCCCTTGTCCACGCCGCGCTCAATGAGCTCCTCCATGACGGTGAGCGCCCGCAGCTCGGAGAGCGCCTGGTTCATCTCCGCCTTGCCGACGTTGTCGGTGTGGCCTTCGATGACGACGCTGCTTTTGCTCTTGGTGTTCAGGATGGTGGCGACCTGGTCGAGGAAGGGCTTTGCCGTGGGCTTGATGTCGGCTTTGCCGGTGTCGAAGAGGATTCTGTCGCTGGACTGGATGACCACACCGCGATCGGTTTGGGTCATGCTGATGTCGTTTTGTGCGTTCTTGCCCGTGGTGGCGCAGGCGCACAGCAGAAGCGGCATGGCGAGCAGCAGGATGCGAAGTGGCGGCATTGCGGGTACCTCCTGATGCCGTGGCGGATGGTGTGGAAACAGGGCGTCGCCGGAGGCGGAGCGCGGCGCGCATCGGGTGCGCACACGGCGGCTACGGCACAGCCGCGTTCCCGAATATAAGTATTTTTTGGGGAAGGCAAGACTGTATGCGCGAATGGAACGGAGAATGCGCGAGACGGTCCACGCGTCCACGCCCAGGCGGCAAGCAGCGCTGGCGCCGATTGGCGCACTGTTGACCCCAGTGGCGTTTGTGGCCTATTTTCCTGTCTTGCGCCCCATGCCGCGCACGGCCCCGGCCACCAGGCCGGACAATGCCCTGTCTGTGTCGCCCTGCGTCCGCGTTGGGGCTGGCAAAGGGCGTTTCGGTGTCCGCCGTCCCCACGGCCTAGCCACGGAACGTTTCAACACAAGGAGCGCCCATGCGTGCCATCGCCGTCGTCGGCTTCAAGAAGTCCGGCAAGACCACCCTGGCCATGGAGCTGGCCGAGGCCCTCAGAAAGCAGGGCCTGAGCGTCACCCTGGTCAAGCATTCGCACCACGGCTTTGACGAGAAGGCCGACACGGACACTGCGCGTTTCCGCCAGCGGGCGGACATGGTGGTGGGGTTTTCGCCCGGCGGCAGCTTCGTCTCCTGGCCGAAGGAGCGGTCCCTGACCGAGCTCATGCCGCTCATCACCACCGATTTTGTGGTCATGGAGGGCGGCAAGACGCTGGGGGTCATGCCGCGCATCATCATCGCGGGCGATGAGGCCACGGCGGCGGAACTGGACCCGGAACTGGCGCTGGCCGCCTACGGCGATCAGGCGTTGGACGAGCTTATGGCCACGCGCGACGTGGCGGGCCTGGCGCGCATTGCGGTCAAGGCGGGCTTCCTGCTGCCCGGGCTGGACTGCGGGGGCTGCGGCCGCGAGAACTGCCGGGGCCTGGCCGTGGACATCGTGGCCGGAACGGCCACCGTGGCCGACTGCAAGGCCATGAACGCCAGCATCCGCATCACCGTGGGCGGGCAGCCCATGCCGTTGAACCCCTTTGTGGCGGGCATCTTCCGTAGCGGCATTCTGGGGATGCTCTCGGAACTCAAAGGCTTCACCTCCGGCACGGTGGATATCCGCATTGCGTGACGCCGCAGCCAAGCCACTGGACGCACACGGTTTTCTTGATGTGGTGAGCCGGGCCGAGGCCCTGGCGCTGCTTGTTGGATTTGCCGTGCTGCCAGCAGAGCGCGTGCCCTTGGGCCAAGCCCTGGGCCGCGCGCTGGCCGCGGAACTGCCCGCGCCGGAAGACCTGCCCCAAAGCGCCCGCGCCAGCATGGACGGCTACGCCCTGGCCGCGCGCGACGCGTTCGGCGCCACCGAAACCAATCCGGCTTACCTGGACTGCGTGGCCGATCTGCGCATCGACTGGCGCGCGGACGACGGCCAGGTGCGCCTGGGCCCCGGCCAATGCGCGCGCATCCCCACCGGCGGCAGCCTGCCGGAAGGGGCCGACGCGGTGGTCATGGTGGAGCACACCGGCCTTCTGGACGCGGCGGGCGACGCGGGCACCGTGGAGGTGCGCAAGAGCGCGGCTCCGGGCGAGAACATCATGCTTCCCGGCGAGGACGTGCGCCGGGGCGAGGCCGCCCTGCCCGCCGGGCGCGTGCTGCGCGCCCAGGACGTGGGCCTGCTGGCCGCCCTTGGCATCGTGCAGGTCCTGGTGGGAGGGCGGCCGCGCGTGGGCATTCTTTCCACGGGCGACGAACTGACGCCCGTAAGCCACACCCCGCGCCCCGGCCAGATACGCGATGTGAACAGCCACGCCCTGGCCTGCCTCGCCGCAGAGGCCGGGGCGATCCCCGCGCCCCTGGGCATCGTGCCCGACGACCTGCCCCGCCTCACCTCCGCCCTGGCCGAGGGGGTGCGATCCTGCGACGTGGTCCTTATGTCCGGCGGCAGCTCGCTGGGTGCGCGCGACCATACCGTGGCCGCCATTCTGGCCCAGCCGGACGCGCGCATCCTGGCCCACGGCGTGGCCATCAGCCCGGGCAAGCCCACCATCATCGCCAGCGTGGAAGGCAAGGCGGTCATCGGCCTGCCTGGCCAGGTCACCTCGGCCCAGGTGGTCCACGCCATGCTGGTGAAGCCTTTGCTGCGCAGCCTGGCGGGCGCGGCCAAGGCCCTTTCCCTGGACCCGCCGCCCTTTGTGGCCGAGCTGGCGCGCAACGTGGCCGGGCGGCCCGGCCGCGAGGACTTCGTGCGCGTGTGTCTGGAGGCCCGGCCCGGCCTGCCGCCCCTGGCGCATCCTGTGCTGGGCAAGAGCGGGCTCTTGAAGACCCTGCTCGCCGCGGACGGCCTTTTGGCCGTGCCCGCCGAGGCCGAGGGCCTGTACAAGGGCGCGCTGGCCCCGGTCTGGACGTTGTAGCGGCGCGGTCTCCCCGGCTTTCCGCCCGATCCCTTGTGCAAAAAGGCGCGCTGCTTGACGCCGCGGCGCGGCGGGTTCTAATGAGCGCCACGGCCCGGCCCGCACGCGGACGTTCTTCCGTCGGAAGGCGGCCAGGCCAAGCAGCAAGGAGAATTCTCATGCCCTCGAAGCAGCGCACCGCGCCGGACATCCTCGCCATGAAGGGCGGCGGCAGGATCGCCATGCTCACCGCCTACGACTTTCCCACCGCCCGCCTGGCCGACGAGGCCGGGGCCGACGCCATCCTTGTGGGCGACAGCCTGGGCATGGTGTGCCTGGGCCTGCCCGACACCCTGGGCGTGACCATGGACCACATGCTGCACCACACCGCCGCAGTGGTCCGGGGCGTTGCGCGCGCCCTTGTGGTGGCCGACATGCCGTTTCTTTCCTACCACACCGGGGTCGGCGAGGCCGTGGCCAACGCCGGGCGCTTTCTGCAGCAGGCCGGAGCCCGCGCGGTGAAGCTGGAGGGCGGGGCGGAGTTCGTGCCGCACATTCAGGCCATGCTGGCCGCAGGCATCCCGGTCATGGGGCACATCGGCCTCACCCCGCAGCAGGTGGCGCGTTTCGGCGGGTTCAAGGCGCAAGGCAAGACCGCGCGCGCGGCCAAGGCCCTGCTGGCCGACGCCCGCGCCCTGGCCCAGGCGGGCTGCTTCGCCCTGGTGCTGGAGGCCGTGCCCGCCGAAGTGGCCGAGCGCATCACGGCGGAGATTCCCATCCCGACCATCGGCATCGGGGCCGGGCCGCGCTGCGACGGCCAGGTGCTGGTGTTCCACGACGTGCTGGGCCTGTGCCCCGGTCTGCGGCCCAGTTTCGTCAAGCAGTACACAGATCTGTGGACGCCCGCGCGCGAGGCGCTTGCCGCCTATTGCCGCGAGGTGCGCGAGGGCGCGTTTCCGGCCGAGGCCAACACCCGCCGCATGGCCCCGGACGAGCTGGACGCCTTCCAGGCTGACGACGGGACCGGCCAAGCCTAGCCGCGCGCATGTCCGTCGCCGCCCCGGAAGCCCTCACCGCCGCCGTCCTGTGGCACGGCTTGGCCCTGCCCCTTGCGCGTCTGCTCGTGTCCGTCAGCGTGGGGCTGTTCGTCGGCACGCTCATCGAGGCCCTGCACTGGACGCGGGCCGTGGCCAAGGTGGCGCAGCCGCTGGTGCGCCTGGGGCGGCTCAAGGACGTGGCCGGGGCCAGCTTTTCCCTGGCCTTCTTCTCGGGCGCGGCGGCCAACGCCATGCTGGCCGAGGCCCACGACAAGGGCGAGATGTCCCGGCGCGAGGTGGTGCTGGCCAACCTCTTCAACAGCCTGCCCACCTACTTTCTGCACCTGCCCACGCTGTTCTTCATCGCCGCGCCCTTCATCGGCCGGGCCGCCGTGCTCTACGTCAGCCTCACCGTGGCCGCGGCCCTCTTGCGCACGCTCGGCATCGTGGTCCTGGGCCGCCTGACCCTGCCGCCCCTGCCCGAGGGCTGCGTGGTCTGCCGCCTGGCCGACGACCCCAAATGGGACTGGCGCGCGGCCCTGGGCAAGACCTGGCGGCGCTTCACCAAGCGGCTGCCGCGCATGGTCTTCTACACCGTGCCCATCTATGTGGCCTTTTTCTTCCTCAAGCGCTGGGGGGCCTTCGACGCCCTGGAGGGCTGGATGGCCGAACATGTGGCCTTCCTGGCCTGGCTGCCCCCGCAGGCCATGAGCATCGTGGTGTTCCACATGGCCGCGGAGACCACTGCGGGCTATGCCGCTGCCGGGGCGCTGGTGCAGACCGGCGGGCTCACCGTGAAGGAGCTGGTGCTGGCCCTGCTCGTGGGGAACATCCTGTCCTCGCCGGTGCGCGCCGTGCGGCACCAGTTTCCGTACTACGCGGGCATTTTCAAGCCCGCCCTGGCCTTGCACCTCATTGTGAGCAACCAGACCC harbors:
- a CDS encoding zinc ribbon domain-containing protein — encoded protein: MSLLDAIEAVKNWRALLLLFGTVLCAGLCVYVFGSSGSLGLIIMGVLLGWAIVFYGFNAVGIMLFDFANSGLRTSAMNAVVRSLCTSHRLLGVLLIAGLIFLATLLAMALLLQTGKIPGVGPAFSFFFTPLSAVVLGLLFFMLANVLLPFASVAVWSGETVMSSIANLFAIARQRLFPVVLQQLLLWFMAGAVGFMLVGILLVGTGFTLAVAPSMLDLSGGGMSRGMGGMGGMGGMGSMGSMGGMGSMGGMGGMGGIGGMGGIGLLGLLMGGSLPSLAAGGSGLALAFALVLVLPGLIIIQGMCLIYLSAIEGLDLKNAASALQGGISQVKGKFENAQRAAQAAAQAARQNAQHNAQQQQTQPPVQQAQTPAARFCPDCGAPLAEDDLFCGGCGRKTGA
- a CDS encoding molybdopterin molybdotransferase MoeA, which encodes MRDAAAKPLDAHGFLDVVSRAEALALLVGFAVLPAERVPLGQALGRALAAELPAPEDLPQSARASMDGYALAARDAFGATETNPAYLDCVADLRIDWRADDGQVRLGPGQCARIPTGGSLPEGADAVVMVEHTGLLDAAGDAGTVEVRKSAAPGENIMLPGEDVRRGEAALPAGRVLRAQDVGLLAALGIVQVLVGGRPRVGILSTGDELTPVSHTPRPGQIRDVNSHALACLAAEAGAIPAPLGIVPDDLPRLTSALAEGVRSCDVVLMSGGSSLGARDHTVAAILAQPDARILAHGVAISPGKPTIIASVEGKAVIGLPGQVTSAQVVHAMLVKPLLRSLAGAAKALSLDPPPFVAELARNVAGRPGREDFVRVCLEARPGLPPLAHPVLGKSGLLKTLLAADGLLAVPAEAEGLYKGALAPVWTL
- a CDS encoding zinc-ribbon domain-containing protein, coding for MFYSSSPLAGLIPLLIWMFLFCWPAAYIAGQKGRDMVPWFCAGLLFGPMATLMVGLSPALPKNTAPANDADSWLAANPDSQFPARLAQTHEAARQALRKRFCPDCGAPLAEDDLFCGGCGRKAN
- a CDS encoding OmpA family protein; this translates as MPPLRILLLAMPLLLCACATTGKNAQNDISMTQTDRGVVIQSSDRILFDTGKADIKPTAKPFLDQVATILNTKSKSSVVIEGHTDNVGKAEMNQALSELRALTVMEELIERGVDKGRIKASGFGMTRPVAVNDTEAGRQLNRRTEIILLGEKEENIKRNGFDAFLRGLFN
- the mobB gene encoding molybdopterin-guanine dinucleotide biosynthesis protein B, whose translation is MRAIAVVGFKKSGKTTLAMELAEALRKQGLSVTLVKHSHHGFDEKADTDTARFRQRADMVVGFSPGGSFVSWPKERSLTELMPLITTDFVVMEGGKTLGVMPRIIIAGDEATAAELDPELALAAYGDQALDELMATRDVAGLARIAVKAGFLLPGLDCGGCGRENCRGLAVDIVAGTATVADCKAMNASIRITVGGQPMPLNPFVAGIFRSGILGMLSELKGFTSGTVDIRIA
- the panB gene encoding 3-methyl-2-oxobutanoate hydroxymethyltransferase, with the protein product MPSKQRTAPDILAMKGGGRIAMLTAYDFPTARLADEAGADAILVGDSLGMVCLGLPDTLGVTMDHMLHHTAAVVRGVARALVVADMPFLSYHTGVGEAVANAGRFLQQAGARAVKLEGGAEFVPHIQAMLAAGIPVMGHIGLTPQQVARFGGFKAQGKTARAAKALLADARALAQAGCFALVLEAVPAEVAERITAEIPIPTIGIGAGPRCDGQVLVFHDVLGLCPGLRPSFVKQYTDLWTPAREALAAYCREVREGAFPAEANTRRMAPDELDAFQADDGTGQA